The region AGGCCACCGCCTCCGCGGACGAGCGCCGTGCCGTCATGGTCCGGCCCCCAACACGATCCACACGACAACCGCGGAGACCACCACCCACGCTGCGAAGTGGCCCGCCGCGATCATCGGGGAGGGCACCCGTCGCCCCCGCAGCCGGATCACCATTGCCTGTGGGGCGAGGTTGAACCAGGTGATCGCGTGCAGCACCACGAAGGCCAGCGCCACGACGTTCACCACGAGCAGCCATGGGCTGCTGCCCCACTCGAGGAACGCGTGGTAGGAGTCGCTGCCGCCGTGGACCGCCGCGACCAGCAGCAGGAGGTACACGACGAACCAGGCGACGAACAGGCTGGACAGCTCGCGCAACGCGAACAGCAGGTAGGAGGGGCGGCGCACCCACCAGAGCCGGGAGATCCGCGGCTGGTACGTCCGGGCCCGGGGCCGGGCCGGTCCGCTCGCCCGCTCACTCAGGGTCGAGGCCTCGCGCCGGTTCGGCGACCGGTCCGCCAGTTCACTCATCGCGACCCCCGGGGCAGCAGGAGGGATCGCAGCGTCCGCGTCGCCGCGGTCAGCTTGTACCGCTGGATCGCCCCGGCCGGGTCAACGCCCTTCGGGCACGCCGTGGTGCATTCCCCCACGTACGTGCAGGCCCAGACCCCTTCCGCGGTGGCGAGCACGTCCATCCGCCGGTGGGCGCCCTGGTCCCGAGAGTCGAGGTTGTACCGCTGGGCGAGCGCGAGCGCGGCCGGGCCGAGGAAGTCCGGTTCGAGGCCGTAGACCGGGCACGCGGCGTAGCAGAGCATGCAGTTGATGCACATGCTGTACTGCTTGTACTCGTCCATCTCGGCGGGCGTCTGCAGGAACTCGACGCCGTCGACCCCCTGCTCGTCGTCCCGCACCAGCCACGGCTGCACCGCGGGCAGCTTGCGCAGGAAGTCGTCGATGTCCACGACGAGATCACGGATGACCGGGAAGTTCGCCAGCGGCTCGACCCGCACCGGTCCCGGGGCGTAGTCGGTGAGGAACGTGCCACAGGTCAGCGCCGGGTCGCCGTTGACCGTCATGCCGCAGCTGCCGCAGATGCCCATCCGGCACGACCAGCGGAACGACAGCGTCCCGTCGAGCCGGTCCTTGATGTAGTTCAGCCCGTCGAGGACCGCCCACTCCTCGCGCATCGGGACCACGTACTCCTGGATCGTGGGCGCGGAGTCGGCGTCCGGCCGGTAGCGGGCGACCTGCATCGTGATGGTGCTGTCTGCTCGCTCCGGCAAGTTCCGCTCGGTGTCCGGCATGCCGTCACCTCCCGTAGACCCGTTCGCCCGGCGGCCATCGGGTGATCGTCACCGGCAGATACTCGACGCGGGGCGCCCCGCCCAGGTCGCGGGAGACCAGCGAGTGCGCCAGGAACCGGGCGTCGTCCCGGCGCGGGAAATCGGTGCGCTGGTGCGCGCCCCGCGACTCCTCGCGGCGCAGCGCGCACGCCACCACCGTCTCGGCCACGTCCAGCATGAAGCCCAGCTCGAGGGCCGCGACCAGCTCGGTGTTGAAGGAGCGGCTGCCGTCCTCGATCGTTGCGTGCACGAACCGGTCGCGCAGGTCCTGAAGCCGGTCGGCGCCCTTGACCAGCGACTCGGTGTCCCGGTATATCCCGGCGCTGCCCTCCATTGCGTGCTGCATGTCGGTGCGGACGTCGGCGATCCGCTCCCGGCCGGCTCGCCGGGCGAGCAGGTCCCGTTCCAGGCGGCGCCGCTCGTCCGCGATCTGGGCCTGCACGGCCGGCCCGGGGGTCGCGTCGTGCGCGGCGGCGAACTCGGCGGCCGCGATCCCGGCGCGGCGGCCGAACACCAGCAGCTCCGGGAGCGAGTTCGAGCCCAACCGGTTGGCCCCGTTGATGCTCACGCAGGCGACCTCGCCTGCCGCGTACAGGCCGGGGAGCCCGGTGGCGCCGTCGATGTCGGTGTGGACGCCGCCCATCATGTAGTGCTGCACCGGCCGCACCGGAATCAGCTCGTGCACCGGGTCGATCCGCTCGTACTGCAGGCACAACTCCCGCACGAACGGCAGCTTGCTGTCGATCACTGTCGCACCGAGGTGGCGCAGGTCCAGGTGCACGACCGGGCCGTACGGGGAGTCGAGGGTGCGGCCCTTTTCCTGCTCGTGGACGAACGCCTGGGACAGCCGATCCCGGGGACCGAGCTCCATGCTGCGCATCACCGGGGTGGGCGAGGGCGTGCCGAGGTCGTAGTCCTGCAGGTAGCGGTAGCCGTCCTTGTTCAGCAGCCACCCACCCTCCGCCCGGGCCGCCTCGGTGATCAGGATGCCGGTGAACGGCAGGCCGGTCGGGTGGTACTGGACGAACTCCATGTCCTTCAGCGGGGCGCCCGCGCGATAGGCCAGTGCCATGCCGTCCCCGGTCTTGATGTTGCCGTTCGTGGTGAACGGGAACACCCGCCCGCACCCGCCCGTGCACAAGACGACCGCCCGCCCCGTGATGGCCTCGATCCGGCCGGTGGCCAGCTCGATGCCGACAACACCGTGCACCTGGTTGTCGTCGACCAGCAGCGTCGTGACGTACCACTCGTCATAGCGGATGATCCGGTCGTATTTCAGCGAGGTCTGGAAGAGGGTGTGCAGCAGGTGGAAGCCGGTCTTGTCGGCGGCGAACCACGTACGCATCTTCTTCATGCCGCCGAACGCGCGGACCGCCACCTCGCCGTCGGGCTGCCGGCTCCACGGGCAGCCCCAGTGCTCCAGCTGCAGCAGCTCGTGCGGTGCCTCCTGCACGAAAGCCTCGACGGCGTCCTGGTCGCACAGCCAGTCGCTGCCGGACACCGTGTCGTAAGCGTGCTCGTCCAGGCTGTCGTCGGTCGCGATGACCGCCGCGGCGCCGCCCTCCGCCGAGACCGTGTGGCTGCGCATCGGGTAGACCTTGGAGACGACCGCTACGTTCAGCTGCGGGTTCGCCTGCACGATCGCGAGGGCGGCGCGCAGCCCGGCGCCGCCGCCACCCACCACCACTACGTCGTGGTCCGCCATCCCGCCCGGCTCATTCGGCGTGTTCGGCGGACAGCTCGTTCAGCAGCACCCGGCCGTCGTGGCGGGTGACTCTGGTGCGGCAGCTCCCGTCATGGAACTGGTGCTCGATCGAGCGGCAGCCACAGTCGTAGGTGACGTCGTCGCACCGGATGCCGGAGCCGTCGTCCTCGAAGTAGCGGCTGCCGTTCACCCGCCTCCCACACGGAGCCTTCTCGTCCGTGAAGGGCGTCTTCGTTCCGATCACGGCCCACCTCCTCGAGGGCGGGGCCGAAAGCCTCATCGGCGGGAGTCGTCGGTGTGGGGGCATCGACCTCGGCTGTGATGCCTGTCACCCTTGATGGCACAACTCGGCAGCCGAGTCAAGCCCCGAGTCGACCGGCGCCGAGGGAGCTGTCGGGTCCGGGCATTGCGCAGCTCAGCCGGGGACGTCGCGCTGCAGGCCGCCGACGGCTACTTCCGGATCTTCGGCCGGGTGCACGACGTGATCAACATCGCCGGGCACCGGCTGGGCACCAAAGAACTGGAGTCGGCCAGCATCGAAGCTCCGCTCGGCGTTCCGCCAGCGTCGTGGCGACCTTGACCAGCTTGGTGTTGAGCGCCTGCGACGCCTC is a window of Pseudonocardia sp. T1-2H DNA encoding:
- a CDS encoding succinate dehydrogenase/fumarate reductase iron-sulfur subunit, with the protein product MPDTERNLPERADSTITMQVARYRPDADSAPTIQEYVVPMREEWAVLDGLNYIKDRLDGTLSFRWSCRMGICGSCGMTVNGDPALTCGTFLTDYAPGPVRVEPLANFPVIRDLVVDIDDFLRKLPAVQPWLVRDDEQGVDGVEFLQTPAEMDEYKQYSMCINCMLCYAACPVYGLEPDFLGPAALALAQRYNLDSRDQGAHRRMDVLATAEGVWACTYVGECTTACPKGVDPAGAIQRYKLTAATRTLRSLLLPRGSR
- the frdA gene encoding fumarate reductase (quinol) flavoprotein subunit, producing the protein MADHDVVVVGGGGAGLRAALAIVQANPQLNVAVVSKVYPMRSHTVSAEGGAAAVIATDDSLDEHAYDTVSGSDWLCDQDAVEAFVQEAPHELLQLEHWGCPWSRQPDGEVAVRAFGGMKKMRTWFAADKTGFHLLHTLFQTSLKYDRIIRYDEWYVTTLLVDDNQVHGVVGIELATGRIEAITGRAVVLCTGGCGRVFPFTTNGNIKTGDGMALAYRAGAPLKDMEFVQYHPTGLPFTGILITEAARAEGGWLLNKDGYRYLQDYDLGTPSPTPVMRSMELGPRDRLSQAFVHEQEKGRTLDSPYGPVVHLDLRHLGATVIDSKLPFVRELCLQYERIDPVHELIPVRPVQHYMMGGVHTDIDGATGLPGLYAAGEVACVSINGANRLGSNSLPELLVFGRRAGIAAAEFAAAHDATPGPAVQAQIADERRRLERDLLARRAGRERIADVRTDMQHAMEGSAGIYRDTESLVKGADRLQDLRDRFVHATIEDGSRSFNTELVAALELGFMLDVAETVVACALRREESRGAHQRTDFPRRDDARFLAHSLVSRDLGGAPRVEYLPVTITRWPPGERVYGR